A DNA window from Camelina sativa cultivar DH55 chromosome 13, Cs, whole genome shotgun sequence contains the following coding sequences:
- the LOC104736501 gene encoding uncharacterized protein LOC104736501, whose translation MEWKKWYLDAILVPLALVMMLCYHIYLCFMVRTHPFSTLLGINSRGRRIWICSMIKENQKMNILTVQTLRNIIMGATLMATTCVLLCAGLAAVLSSTYSIKKPLNDAVFLGAHGDFVISIKYLTILTIFIFSFFFHSLSIRFLNQVAILVNIPNLDPNLSGCLFLTSEHVSEMFEKGIFLNTVGNRLFYAGFSLMLWIFGPILVFLSVLGMVLVLYNLDFVSANDKKEKQRVVDCRRASDLLNDGDD comes from the exons ATGGAGTGGAAGAAATGGTACTTGGATGCTATTCTTGTGCCCTTAGCTCTTGTGATGATGCTTTGTTACCACATCTACTTGTGCTTCATGGTTCGAACCCATCCCTTCTCCACCCTCCTCGGCATTAACTCTCGCGGCCGCCGGATCTGGATTTGTTCTATGATCAAG GAGAACCAAAAGATGAACATATTGACCGTACAAACACTGCGTAACATAATAATGGGAGCTACACTGATGGCCACGACATGCGTGCTCCTCTGCGCCGGTCTAGCCGCGGTGTTAAGCAGCACCTACAGCATCAAGAAGCCACTAAACGACGCCGTTTTTCTTGGAGCTCATGGAGATTTTGTCATATCTATCAAATACCTAACAATTCTCACcattttcatcttctccttcttcttccactcccTCTCCATCCGTTTCTTAAACCAAGTCGCCATTCTCGTTAACATCCCTAATTTAGACCCTAATCTTTCCGGTTGCTTATTCCTCACGTCTGAGCACGTCAGCGAGATGTTCGAGAAGGGTATCTTTCTCAACACGGTAGGGAACAGGTTGTTCTACGCCGGGTTTTCACTGATGCTGTGGATCTTTGGTCCCATCCTCGTGTTCttgagcgttttggggatggttcttgttctttataACCTCGATTTCGTGTCGGCCAACgataagaaagagaaacaacGTGTAGTTGATTGCCGTCGCGCCTCTGATCTTCTAAATGATGGTGATGACTGA
- the LOC104738156 gene encoding uncharacterized protein LOC104738156 yields the protein NPLVDISTNEVRKIFIIGEINKDFIIVYFLTFQENQKMNILTVQTLRNIIMGATLMATTCVLLCAGLAAVLSSTYSIKKPLNDAVFLGAHGDFVISIKYLTILTIFIFSFFFHSLSIRFLNQVAILVNIPNLDPNLSGCLFLTSEHVSEMFEKGIFLNTVGNRLFYAGFSLMLWIFGPILVFLSVLGMVLVLYNLDFVSANDKKEKQRVVDCRRASDLLNDGDD from the coding sequence AATCCTCTCGTAGATATATCTACAAATGaagttagaaaaatatttataattggaGAAATAAATAAggattttattattgtttattttttaacatttcaGGAGAACCAAAAGATGAACATATTGACCGTACAAACACTGCGTAACATAATAATGGGAGCTACACTGATGGCCACGACATGCGTGCTCCTCTGCGCCGGTCTAGCCGCGGTGTTAAGCAGCACCTACAGCATCAAGAAGCCACTAAACGACGCCGTTTTTCTTGGAGCTCATGGAGATTTTGTCATATCTATCAAATACCTAACAATTCTCACcattttcatcttctccttcttcttccactcccTCTCCATCCGTTTCTTAAACCAAGTCGCCATTCTCGTTAACATCCCTAATTTAGACCCTAATCTTTCCGGTTGCTTATTCCTCACGTCTGAGCACGTCAGCGAGATGTTCGAGAAGGGTATCTTTCTCAACACGGTAGGGAACAGGTTGTTCTACGCCGGGTTTTCACTGATGCTGTGGATCTTTGGTCCCATCCTCGTGTTCttgagcgttttggggatggttcttgttctttataACCTCGATTTCGTGTCGGCCAACgataagaaagagaaacaacGTGTAGTTGATTGCCGTCGCGCCTCTGATCTTCTAAATGATGGTGATGACTGA
- the LOC104736502 gene encoding basic leucine zipper 9: protein MNGHTAKDMGMKRSASELALQEYLTKVLSSSALSRQESILDTSPLDPSFDLINRDYTSELRDSLLWSEGLIPTGCFRDAQSSISENLSADSPVSANKPEARGGARRTTSASSHDHSDEEDAETEAGQSEMTNDPNDLKRIRRMYSNRESARRSRRRKQEYLVDLESQVDSLKGENSTLYKQLIDATQQFRSAGTNNRVLKSDVETLRVKVKLAEDLVARGSLTSSLNQLLQTHLSPPPHSINSLHYTGHTSPAMTVHSDQSLFPGMTLSGQTSSPGLGNVSSEAVSCVSDIWP, encoded by the exons atgaatggtcACACAGCCAAAGACATGGGTATGAAGAGAAGTGCTTCTGAGTTGGCTCTACAAGAGTATCTCACTAAGGTCTTGTCTTCTTCTGCTTTATCCAGACAAGAATCTATTCTTGACACAAGCCCTCTAGACCCTTCTTTCGATCTCATCAATCGG GATTACACCAGTGAGTTAAGAGATAGTCTTTTGTGGTCAGAGGGCTTGATTCCGACGGGATGTTTTCGCGATGCACAGTCCTCAATCTCCG AGAATCTGTCAGCTGATAGTCCAGTGTCAGCCAATAAACCTGAGGCAAGAGGAGGAGCTCGGAGAACCACGAGTGCATCTTCTCATGATCactctgatgaagaagatgcagaGACAGAAGCTGGTCAATCTGAAATGACAAATGATCCTAATGATTTAAAACGTATTAGAAG GATGTATTCAAACAGGGAATCAGCAAGGCGGTCGAGGAGAAGGAAGCAAGAGTACTTGGTAGATCTTGAATCTCAG GTTGACTCTTTGAAAGGAGAGAACTCGACACTGTACAAACAGCTCATAGACGCAACACAACAATTTCGTAGCGCTGGAACAAATAACAGAGTTCTCAAATCAGATGTTGAAACTCTGAGAGTCAAG GTGAAACTAGCAGAAGATTTGGTAGCTAGAGGTTCCCTCACTAGCAGCTTGAATCAACTTCTACAAACTCATCTAAGTCCACCACCACACTCCATCAACAGCCTGCACTACACAGGACATACCTCACCTGCCATGACAGTCCACAGTGACCAATCTTTGTTCCCTGGAATGACACTTTCTGGACAGACCTCAAGCCCTGGACTTGGTAATGTATCCAGTGAAGCTGTTAGCTGTGTCTCAGACATCTGGCCATGA
- the LOC104736503 gene encoding uncharacterized protein LOC104736503: protein MGQYLSTRADVLPQAYISLLRQLQDSLPPRPLQEVCRTIERELGHSMNVLFTDFADEPLATASIAQVHRATLANGQDVVVKVQHDGIRAIILEDLKNAKSIVDWIAWAEPQYDFNPMIDEWCKEAPRELDFNIEAENTRAVSRNLGCKKTNDEVRSDNRVDVLIPDIIQSSESVLILEYMDGIRLNDVESLDAFGVDKQKIVEEITRAYAHQIYVDGFFNGDPHPGNFLVSKEPPHRPILLDFGLTKKISHSLKQALAKMFLASAEGDQVALLSAFSEMGLKLRLDLPDQAMSVAGLFFRSSTPSNEALKTLKTLNDQRTQNMKVIQEKMQLSQKEVKRFNPIDAFPGDIVIFARVINLLRGLSSTMNVRIVYLDIMRPFAESVLLGSISRGPTVDAHWIHDSPIHSGVEVKLRRLLTELGSIQKILGIQVCAYKDGKVIIDTAAGVLGRYDPRPVQPDSLFPVFSVTKGVTAGMIHWLVDKRKLQLDQTVANIWPGFGSNGKDTIKVHHVLNHTSGMHSAFDPVGENPLLICDWDECLKRIANSSPETEPGTQQFYHYLTFGWLCGGILEYASGKKFQEILEEAIIKPLKIDGELYIGIPPGVESRLATLTLDTDELSKLSSLASQPELPSTFQPDKILQLATSLPVLFNTLNVRRAIIPAANGHLSARALARYYATLADGGLVPPPHSSLSQPPLGSHTHVPKFTSLKDTTKKRKGKEIAATEKLKPKDHQEKRLYDEKQFISASSSRESNTESLARLVDTSSSAGETEISRDDHQDDIHNMFSNPMILDAFMGAGDYSNLVVPDGKFGLGFKRVISQDGSLAGFGHSGMGGSTGFCDIKNRFSIAVTLNKMSMGGVTANIMQLVCSELNIPLPKDFSLSSAIGPDSEMATPLIN, encoded by the exons ATGGGGCAGTATCTATCTACTCGTGCTGATGTTTTACCTCAGGCTTATATATCTCTTCTCAGGCAGTTGCAGGACTCCCTACCTCCTCGTCCGTTGCAGGAG GTTTGTCGAACTATTGAAAGAGAACTAGGGCATTCCATGAATGTTCTGTTCACCGATTTTGCTGACGAGCCTTTGGCAACTGCTTCG ATAGCACAGGTTCATCGTGCAACTCTAGCTAATGGCCAGGATGTGGTTGTTAAAGTTCAGCATGATGGCATTAGAGCTATTATTTTGGAG GACTTGAAGAATGCGAAGTCTATTGTTGACTGGATTGCGTGGGCAGAACCACAGTACGATTTTAACCCCATGATAGATGAATGGTGCAAGGAAGCTCCAAGAGAACTAGACTTCAATATTGAAGCCG AAAATACTCGAGCCGTATCCAGGAATCTCGGATGCAAGAAGACAAATGATGAAGTTAGAAGTGACAATCGGGTTGATGTCTTAATTCCGGATATAATTCAG TCTTCTGAGAGTGTACTCATTCTTGAGTATATGGATGGAATTCGTTTGAACGATGTGGAATCTCTAGATGCTTTTGGTGTAGATAAACAAAAGATCGTTGAAGAGATCACTCGTGCATATGCCCATCAGATATATGTTGATGGATTTTTCAATGGCGACCCTCATCCAG GAAATTTTCTTGTTAGTAAAGAACCACCACACCGTCCTATATTACTTGATTTTGGGCTTACAAAGAAAATCTCACACTCCTTGAAACAAGCCTTAGCCAAAATGTTTCTAGCATCAGCAGAG GGAGATCAAGTGGCGCTTTTGTCTGCCTTTTCAGAAATGGGACTTAAGCTGCGGTTAGATCTGCCAGATCAGGCAATGAGCGTGGCAGGTCTCTTCTTCCGATCTTCAACTCCTTCAAACGAAGCTCTG AAAACGCTAAAAACCCTGAACGATCAAAGAACGCAAAATATGAAAGTTATACAGGAGAAGATGCAGCTCAGCCAGAAAGAAGTTAAACGCTTCAATCCG ATAGATGCATTTCCTGGTGATATTGTTATTTTTGCAAGGGTCATTAATTTACTCAGAG GACTTTCATCCACTATGAATGTTCGGATCGTTTATCTGGACATCATGAGACCATTCGCCGAATCTGTTCTGTTGGG GAGTATCAGTCGAGGACCAACTGTAGATGCTCACTGGATACATGACTCGCCAATCCATTCTGGTGTAGAGGTCAAACTGAGGAGGCTGCTCACTGAACTTGGGAGTATCCAGAAAATTCTTGGAATTCAG GTATGTGCATATAAAGATGGGAAAGTCATTATTGACACTGCTGCTGGAGTGCTTGGAAGATATGACCCACGTCCAGTTCAACCCGACAGTTTATTTCCTGTTTTCTCTGTGACAAAGGGTGTCACTGCCGGAATGATACATTGGCTTGTCGACAAAAG AAAACTCCAGCTCGACCAGACTGTGGCAAATATATGGCCAGGATTCGGATCAAATGGAAAAGATACCATTAAG GTCCATCATGTGCTTAACCATACATCTGGGATGCACAGTGCCTTTGACCCCGTAGGAGAAAATCCTCTGCTTATTTGCGACTGGGATGAATGTTTGAAACGTATTGCTAATTCATCACCTGAAACAGAGCCTGGCACTCAGCAGTTTTATCACTATCTCACGTTTGGATGGCTATGTGGTGGAATCCTCGAG TATGCTTCTGGAAAGAAATTCCAGGAGATCCTGGAAGAGGCCATTATTAAACCCTTAAAGATTGATGGAGAACTGTACATTGGAATCCCCCCAG GTGTTGAATCTAGGCTTGCCACTTTGACGTTGGACACCGATGAATTGAGCAAGCTTTCGTCCCTTGCCAGTCAGCCTGAGCTTCCTTCCACATTTCAGCCTGACAAGATCTTACAACTGGCAACCAGCTTGCCAGTCTTATTTAACACATTGAATGTGCGCAGAGCCATAATTCCTGCGGCTAATGGACATTTATCTGCTCGAGCACTTGCACGGTACTATGCAACCCTAGCAGATGGAGGCCTAGTGCCACCTCCACATTCCTCTTTATCCCAGCCACCACTAGGTAGCCACACCCATGTTCCGAAATTCACATCGTTGAAAGAcacaacaaaaaagagaaagggtAAGGAGATAGCAGCTACAGAAAAGCTTAAACCAAAAGATCATCAAGAGAAGAGGCTTTATGATGAGAAGCAGTTTATTAGTGCTAGTAGCAGCAGAGAGTCAAATACAGAAAGTTTAGCTAGACTAGTTGATACCAGCAGTTCTGCAGGTGAAACTGAGATCAGTAGAGATGATCATCAAGATGATATTCACAATATGTTTAGCAACCCGATGATCCTTGATGCTTTCATGGGTGCTGGAGATTACAGTAACTTAGTGGTACCTGATGGGAAGTTTGGGCTTGGTTTTAAGCGTGTCATTTCACAAGATGGGTCTCTGGCTGGATTTGGACATTCGGGGATGGGAGGATCAACAGGCTTCTGTGACATCAAAAACAGATTTTCCATTGCAGTTACACTAAACAAGATGTCTATGGGAGGTGTTACGGCTAATATTATGCAGCTGGTTTGCTCAGAGTTAAATATTCCCTTGCCTAAGGACTTCTCCCTTTCAAGTGCTATCGGTCCAGATTCAGAGATGGCTACGCCTCTAATCAACTAA
- the LOC104738157 gene encoding probable aspartic protease At2g35615: MVSSNPLFLILLLLLLIVLTHCSSLDDDLSNDQPNGFFLPFESNLYVEITIGTPTRTFNLKLDSSTHLTCLDNDDDHQCSLSDKSSNTFSTISCNSSSLCPHVSTNSTDHYNATTTKTTSLSLLCTPSDFCRYEASPSSSGYLVSDTLQLTSSITDQENSLSIVRGFVFGCGTSNRASPEEDGGGVDGRVSLTTHRFSLLSQLRLTRFSHCLWPSTSGSRNYIRLGSVAAYGGDMILVPMLNTTGTEAYSYHVSLFGISLGQQRISNESSGIAIDIGTYYTSLDPLLYEEVKEELMTQIGPTTVYKVNELMCFTTEVGFDIDSLPKLTLHFQGFDYTISNKGLYLRDSPSSLCTALVRSSMENEERVNVLGASALVDHAVGYDTSQRMLAFQQRDCLADFVDDIIITKAMFVTVLINTTSDAEDCT, encoded by the exons ATGGTTTCATCAAATCCActctttcttattcttcttcttcttctcctcattgTATTAACTCATTGCTCTAGCCTTGATGATGATCTCTCGAACGATCAACCAAACGGCTTCTTTTTACCTTTCGAATCAAATCTTTACGTTGAGATCACCATCGGAACCCCAACGCGAACTTTCAACCTCAAACTAGACTCTTCTACACATCTCACATGTCTCGATAATGATGATGACCACCAGTGCTCACTCTCAGACAAATCTTCCAACACTTTCTCTACAATCTCTTGCAACAGCTCTTCTCTTTGTCCTCATGTCTCAACCAATTCAACTGACCATTACAACGCAACAACAACGAAAAcaacgtctctctctcttctctgcacGCCTTCAGATTTTTGCCGTTACGAAGCCTCTCCCTCTAGCTCCGGCTACCTTGTTTCCGACACACTTCAGTTGACATCCTCGATCACTGACCAAGAAAACTCTCTCTCCATAGTTAGAGGATTTGTCTTTGGCTGCGGGACTAGTAACCGTGCTTCGCCGGAGGAAGACGGAGGTGGCGTCGACGGGAGAGTGAGTCTAACTACTCATCGTTTCTCACTCCTCTCTCAGCTTCGACTCACAAGATTTTCACACTGTCTATGGCCTTCCACCTCGGGGTCGCGTAACTACATCCGTCTTGGATCAGTGGCTGCGTACGGCGGCGATATGATATTGGTTCCGATGTTAAACACGACGGGGACGGAAGCTTACTCGTATCATGTTTCTCTCTTCGGGATCAGTCTTGGCCAACAgag AATAAGCAATGAGAGTAGTGGAATAGCAATAGATATCGGGACGTACTATACAAGTCTAGACCCATTACTCTACGAGGAGGTGAAGGAAGAGCTAATGACGCAGATTGGACCAACGACCGTGTACAAAGTGAACGAACTAATGTGTTTCACAACCGAG GTTGGCTTCGACATAGATTCATTACCCAAACTCACTCTCCATTTCCAAGGTTTCGATTACACAATCTCAAACAAAGGACTTTATCTCCGAGACAGCCCATCTTCTCTCTGCACGGCTTTGGTCAGATCGTCCATGGAAAATGAGGAAAGGGTTAATGTGCTTGGAGCGTCGGCTCTTGTTGATCATGCAGTTGGGTATGACACTTCACAGAGGATGCTTGCCTTTCAACAAAGGGATTGTTTGGCCGATTTCGTAGATG acataatcattacaaaagcAATGTTTGTGACTGTTTTAATAAACACAACTTCCGACGCAGAGGATTGCACATGA